ATGCGTAACATCAAGGTGGACGGTTTATTATTACGGCCTGCCATCGATTTGGTTTATACTTTCGCGCTTGTTCTCATCCTTTCCTTTTTCGGTATCACATCAATGGACTCACCTATCGAAATCGGGGTTTTATATGCATTCGTCAATTATATCGACCGTTTCTTTGAGCCGGTCAATGATGTGATGCAGCGGCTTTCCATCTACCAGCAAGCCATTGTCGCCGGGTCCCGCGTATTTGCCGTCATGGATGAAGAAGAGGAGGCGCCAAAGCCAATGCAGGAGAGGGATGCGCACATTAAGGAAGGAAGGATTGAATTCCGTGATGTCAGTTTCTCCTATGACGGGAAACGGGATGTGCTGAAGCATATTTCCTTTGAAGCGCAAGCAGGAGAAACGGTGGCTCTCGTTGGGCATACAGGGAGCGGCAAAAGCTCGATTATTAATCTCCTAATGCGGTTTTATGAGTTTGAAAGAGGTGATATTCTCATTGACGGGGTTTCCATCAAGGAATATCCGATGAAGGAATTGCGCGAGAGGATGGGGCTTGTCCTGCAGGATGCCTTTTTGTTTTACGGGACCGTAAATGACAATGTCCGGCTGCACAGCAGGGATATTGGGGATAAGGAAATCATGGAAGCGGCTAAATTTGTCCAAGCGGACAGCTTTATTGAGAAGCTGCCGCATCGGTATGAAGATCTGGTTGTTGAGCGGGGCTCCACCTTCTCGAGCGGACAGCGCCAATTGATCGGGTTTGCGCGAACGATTGTGAGGAATCCGAAAATCCTTGTCCTTGATGAGGCAACAGCCAATATTGACACGGAAACAGAGGAAGCCATCCAAGCGGGATTGGCCAAAATGAGGAAGGGAAGGACGACGATTGCCATCGCCCATCGTCTCTCTACGATACAGGATGCGGCCCTCATTCTTGTTCTCCATCAAGGGGAAATCGTTGAGCGGGGCACACATCAGGAGCTATTGGCTCAAAAAGGGCT
This genomic stretch from Pradoshia eiseniae harbors:
- a CDS encoding ABC transporter ATP-binding protein → METNKALTGKEQKAVLFRLLSYAKPHKKEIAVAFLLLFLATAADITGPVLVKIFIDDYLTAGDITARPVLWLAGGYLFLIVAKVTIQYFQIFSFNKIALAIIQQIRVDVFSKVHQLGMRYFDRTPAGAIVSRITNDTEAIKEMFVGVISAFISSGFFIIGTIIAMFILNVRLAFFCLLILPILYGLMSLYRKLSSRFYQDLRERLSQLNANLNESLQGMSIIQVFRQEKRLRAEFEEINEKHYMAGMRNIKVDGLLLRPAIDLVYTFALVLILSFFGITSMDSPIEIGVLYAFVNYIDRFFEPVNDVMQRLSIYQQAIVAGSRVFAVMDEEEEAPKPMQERDAHIKEGRIEFRDVSFSYDGKRDVLKHISFEAQAGETVALVGHTGSGKSSIINLLMRFYEFERGDILIDGVSIKEYPMKELRERMGLVLQDAFLFYGTVNDNVRLHSRDIGDKEIMEAAKFVQADSFIEKLPHRYEDLVVERGSTFSSGQRQLIGFARTIVRNPKILVLDEATANIDTETEEAIQAGLAKMRKGRTTIAIAHRLSTIQDAALILVLHQGEIVERGTHQELLAQKGLYYKMYLLQNGLGEEIAHEVS